From Streptomyces sp. TLI_105, the proteins below share one genomic window:
- a CDS encoding DNA polymerase III subunit delta', with protein MAVWDDLVGQTRVEEQLAAAARDADALVTAHAAGEPAPEASKMTHAWLFTGPPGSGRATAARAFAAALQCVSPDRALGGAPGCGFCDGCHTTLVGTHADVEIVRTDLLSIGVKETRDLVRRAQLSPAGGRWQVIVLEDADRLTEGAGNVLLKAVEEPAPRTVWLLCAPSLEDVLPTIRSRCRHLTLRTPPVEAVADVLVRRDGIEPEVAHAAARATQGHIDRARRLATDERARARRSVVLKLPLRVDDVGGCLKAAQELVDAAAEDAKQLAEEVDVKETEELKAALGAAQGGRMPRGTAGAMKELEERQKRRRTRTQRDSLDLALTDLTGFYRDVLALQLRSRSALANTDVRDALERIARDTTPERTLRRIEAVLACRKALDRNVAPLLAVEAMTMALRD; from the coding sequence ATGGCCGTATGGGACGACCTGGTCGGACAGACCCGGGTCGAGGAGCAGCTCGCCGCCGCCGCGCGTGACGCCGACGCGCTCGTCACCGCCCACGCCGCCGGAGAGCCGGCCCCCGAGGCCTCCAAGATGACCCACGCCTGGCTCTTCACCGGCCCCCCGGGTTCGGGCCGCGCGACCGCGGCGCGCGCCTTCGCCGCCGCGCTGCAGTGCGTGAGCCCCGACCGGGCGCTCGGCGGGGCCCCGGGCTGCGGCTTCTGCGACGGCTGCCACACGACCCTCGTCGGGACGCACGCGGACGTCGAGATCGTCCGTACGGACCTGCTGTCCATCGGCGTGAAGGAGACCCGTGACCTCGTCCGGCGCGCCCAGCTCTCCCCGGCGGGCGGCCGCTGGCAGGTCATCGTCCTGGAGGACGCCGACCGGCTCACCGAGGGCGCGGGGAACGTGCTCCTGAAGGCCGTCGAGGAGCCCGCGCCGCGCACGGTCTGGCTGCTCTGCGCGCCCTCCCTGGAGGACGTGCTGCCCACGATCCGCTCCCGCTGCCGCCACCTGACCCTGCGCACCCCGCCGGTGGAGGCCGTCGCCGACGTGCTGGTGCGGCGCGACGGCATCGAGCCGGAGGTGGCGCACGCCGCCGCCCGCGCCACCCAGGGGCACATCGACCGGGCGCGGCGGCTCGCCACCGACGAGCGGGCCCGCGCGCGCCGGTCCGTCGTCCTGAAGCTGCCGCTGCGGGTCGACGACGTCGGTGGCTGCCTCAAGGCGGCACAGGAGCTGGTCGACGCGGCCGCGGAGGACGCGAAGCAGCTCGCGGAGGAGGTCGACGTCAAGGAGACCGAGGAGCTGAAGGCGGCCCTCGGCGCGGCGCAGGGCGGGCGGATGCCGCGCGGCACGGCCGGGGCGATGAAGGAGCTGGAGGAGCGGCAGAAGCGGCGCAGGACGCGGACGCAGCGCGACAGCCTGGACCTCGCGCTCACCGACCTGACCGGTTTCTACCGCGACGTCCTGGCCCTCCAGCTCCGCTCGCGCTCGGCCCTCGCGAACACGGACGTGCGGGACGCGCTGGAGCGGATCGCCCGCGACACCACTCCGGAGCGGACCCTGCGCCGCATCGAGGCGGTCCTCGCCTGCCGGAAGGCCCTCGACCGGAACGTGGCGCCGCTGCTCGCGGTGGAGGCGATGACGATGGCGCTGCGCGACTAG
- a CDS encoding alpha/beta hydrolase — protein MDSRRLLRTSATALAAAGLILSGCSGGSDAAAPRTAAPAPSAAPAAPKLKKYYEQKLKWRDCGVEGFQCATLRAPLDYAKPDGEEVELAVSRARATGPGKRLGSLLVNPGGPGGSAVGYLQGYAGIGYPAPVRARYDMVAVDPRGVARSEPVECLTGPQMDTYAQVDQTPDDTAEINALGAAFKDFAAGCEKKSGKVLPHVSTVETARDMDVLRAVLGDGKLTYVGASYGTFLGATYAELFPDRVGRLVLDGAMDPSLSALDLNRDQTGGFETAFRAFAADCVRKPDCPLGTGSVTAAGEAMKKFFRDVDAKPVPTGEGRELGESLATTGVIAAMYDEGAWPQLREALTQAMGGEGSELLALADSYYERETDGTYANLMFANAAVNCLDLPPAYRDTAAVEKAVPSFEKASPVFGAGLAWAALNCTYWPTPPTGRPHRITAEGAAPILVVGTTRDPATPYHWARSLADQLSSGTLLTYEGDGHTAYGRGSDCIDTAINTYLLEGTPPADGKRCS, from the coding sequence ATGGATTCCAGGCGCTTGCTCCGTACATCCGCCACGGCCCTCGCGGCCGCCGGACTGATCCTCTCCGGCTGCTCGGGCGGGAGCGACGCCGCCGCGCCCCGGACGGCCGCGCCGGCACCCTCCGCCGCGCCCGCCGCGCCGAAGCTGAAGAAGTACTACGAGCAGAAGCTGAAGTGGCGCGACTGCGGCGTCGAGGGTTTCCAGTGCGCCACCCTGCGCGCCCCGCTCGACTACGCGAAGCCGGACGGGGAGGAGGTCGAGCTCGCGGTCTCCCGGGCCCGGGCCACCGGCCCCGGCAAGCGGCTCGGCTCGCTCCTGGTCAACCCCGGCGGGCCCGGCGGCTCCGCCGTCGGCTACCTCCAGGGGTACGCGGGCATCGGCTACCCGGCGCCCGTCCGCGCCCGCTACGACATGGTGGCCGTCGACCCGCGCGGAGTGGCCCGCAGCGAGCCCGTGGAGTGCCTGACGGGCCCGCAGATGGACACGTACGCCCAGGTCGACCAGACCCCCGACGACACGGCGGAGATCAACGCGCTCGGCGCGGCCTTCAAGGACTTCGCGGCCGGCTGCGAGAAGAAGTCGGGGAAGGTCCTGCCGCATGTCTCCACCGTCGAGACGGCCCGCGACATGGACGTCCTGCGGGCGGTGCTCGGCGACGGGAAGCTCACCTACGTGGGGGCGTCGTACGGCACGTTCCTCGGCGCCACCTACGCCGAGCTGTTCCCCGACCGGGTCGGCCGTCTCGTCCTCGACGGGGCGATGGACCCCTCGCTCTCCGCGCTCGACCTCAACCGGGACCAGACCGGCGGCTTCGAGACCGCCTTCCGCGCCTTCGCCGCCGACTGCGTCCGCAAGCCGGACTGCCCCCTGGGCACCGGGTCCGTCACCGCGGCCGGGGAGGCGATGAAGAAGTTCTTCCGCGACGTGGACGCCAAGCCCGTGCCCACGGGGGAGGGCCGGGAGCTCGGCGAGTCCCTCGCCACCACGGGCGTGATCGCCGCCATGTACGACGAGGGTGCCTGGCCCCAGCTGCGCGAGGCCCTCACCCAGGCGATGGGCGGCGAGGGCTCCGAGCTGCTCGCGCTGGCCGACAGCTACTACGAGCGCGAGACGGACGGCACGTACGCCAACCTGATGTTCGCCAACGCGGCCGTGAACTGCCTGGACCTGCCGCCCGCCTACCGTGACACCGCGGCCGTCGAGAAGGCCGTCCCGTCCTTCGAGAAGGCCTCCCCGGTCTTCGGCGCGGGCCTCGCCTGGGCCGCCCTCAACTGCACGTACTGGCCCACCCCGCCCACCGGCCGGCCGCACCGCATCACCGCCGAGGGCGCCGCCCCGATCCTCGTCGTCGGCACCACCCGCGACCCGGCCACCCCGTACCACTGGGCCCGGTCCCTGGCCGACCAGCTCTCCTCCGGCACCCTGCTGACCTACGAGGGCGACGGCCACACCGCCTACGGCCGGGGCAGCGACTGCATCGACACCGCGATCAACACCTACCTCCTGGAGGGCACCCCTCCGGCAGACGGAAAGCGCTGCTCGTAG
- the lepB gene encoding signal peptidase I gives MSDLATEERSEREGPEGNPPDEGAPAADRTAKRRRPLWIELPFLAGIALVLAFLIKTFLLQAFLIPSGSMQNTLQVDDRVLVDKLTPWFGSEPDRGEVVVFRDPGDWLVGRPAKEPTTLQKALGFVGLMPAAGEQHLIKRVVGVAGDTVECKGEGPLKVNGKALTEPYVFQGNTACSTDPEGQFKVTVPAGHLWVMGDHRQSSQDSRYHRSDPRGGMVPVTDVVGRAVVVAWPVSHWSTLPVPATFDQPGLTH, from the coding sequence ATGAGCGACTTGGCAACCGAGGAGCGATCCGAACGGGAGGGCCCGGAGGGAAACCCTCCGGACGAGGGCGCCCCGGCGGCCGACCGCACCGCGAAACGGCGCCGCCCCCTCTGGATCGAGCTGCCGTTCCTCGCGGGGATCGCGCTCGTCCTGGCGTTCCTGATCAAGACGTTCCTGCTCCAGGCGTTCCTGATCCCCTCGGGATCCATGCAGAACACCCTGCAGGTCGACGACCGGGTCCTGGTCGACAAGCTCACGCCGTGGTTCGGCTCGGAACCCGACAGGGGCGAGGTCGTGGTCTTCCGCGACCCCGGCGACTGGCTGGTGGGACGGCCGGCGAAGGAGCCGACCACGCTGCAGAAGGCCCTGGGCTTCGTCGGCCTGATGCCGGCGGCGGGAGAGCAGCACCTCATCAAGCGGGTCGTCGGCGTCGCCGGCGACACCGTCGAGTGCAAGGGCGAGGGCCCCCTGAAGGTCAACGGCAAGGCCCTGACGGAGCCGTACGTCTTCCAGGGGAACACGGCCTGCAGCACGGACCCGGAGGGCCAGTTCAAGGTCACGGTCCCCGCCGGCCACCTGTGGGTGATGGGCGACCACCGGCAGAGCTCACAGGACTCCCGCTACCACCGGAGCGACCCCCGGGGCGGCATGGTGCCCGTGACGGACGTGGTGGGCCGCGCCGTCGTGGTCGCCTGGCCGGTCTCCCACTGGTCGACCCTCCCCGTCCCGGCCACCTTCGACCAGCCGGGCCTCACCCACTGA
- a CDS encoding LuxR family transcriptional regulator, with translation MAIPDILRAQGDDGTPDSTTPADMASAGTTPEATAPAEPSSTGPAPESSAPAAVEAAGATGRGLPAPPPEDPEDPLTRVYTCLLARDPAQPPAYSADLAAELELPLARVESAVSALLDMGLLRRTPERAVLPVAPDEAVQRTLGPLEREMRARRQHMERTREQLMAFMPLYESHLLRLTHLRQAEYVELLTDLRAVREAITELGRTCEREVMTAQPGGGRRAEVLEEAVARDEELLRRGVRMRVLYQHTARFSSGTCAYVERVGRLGAQVRTLDDEFMRMLVFDRSTAVIPVPDDPHAAVLVREPHVVAFMVGAYERLWLEALPFETEWDRQTIMDISDELKQTIVRLLTEGLTDAAIARRLGLSVRSCRRHVADVMAALGAESRFQAGYLLAQQDREQPSP, from the coding sequence GTGGCGATACCAGACATACTGCGGGCCCAGGGCGACGACGGAACTCCGGACTCCACGACTCCGGCGGACATGGCGTCCGCAGGAACGACCCCGGAAGCCACCGCTCCGGCGGAGCCGTCATCCACCGGACCAGCCCCGGAGTCCAGCGCCCCGGCCGCGGTCGAAGCGGCGGGAGCGACGGGAAGGGGCCTCCCCGCGCCGCCCCCCGAGGACCCCGAGGACCCCCTGACCCGGGTCTACACCTGCCTCCTGGCCCGGGACCCGGCCCAGCCGCCGGCGTACTCCGCCGACCTCGCGGCGGAACTCGAACTGCCGCTCGCCCGGGTGGAGTCGGCCGTCTCCGCCCTCCTCGACATGGGCCTGCTGCGCCGCACCCCGGAGCGGGCGGTGCTCCCGGTGGCGCCGGACGAGGCCGTCCAGCGCACCCTGGGGCCGCTGGAACGCGAGATGCGCGCCCGCCGCCAGCACATGGAGCGCACCCGCGAGCAACTGATGGCCTTCATGCCGCTGTACGAGTCCCATCTGCTCCGGCTGACGCACCTGCGGCAGGCGGAGTACGTGGAGCTGCTCACCGATCTGCGCGCGGTGCGAGAGGCCATCACCGAACTGGGCCGGACCTGCGAGCGCGAGGTCATGACGGCGCAGCCGGGCGGCGGCCGGCGCGCCGAGGTCCTGGAGGAGGCGGTGGCCCGCGACGAGGAACTCCTGCGCCGGGGCGTCCGGATGCGCGTCCTCTACCAGCACACCGCCCGCTTCTCCTCGGGCACCTGCGCCTACGTGGAGCGGGTCGGCCGGCTCGGCGCCCAGGTCCGCACCCTGGACGACGAGTTCATGCGGATGCTCGTCTTCGACCGCTCGACGGCGGTCATCCCGGTCCCGGACGACCCGCACGCGGCGGTCCTGGTCCGCGAGCCGCACGTGGTGGCGTTCATGGTGGGCGCGTACGAGCGACTGTGGCTGGAGGCCCTGCCGTTCGAGACGGAGTGGGACCGGCAGACCATCATGGACATCTCCGACGAGCTGAAGCAGACCATCGTCCGGCTGCTCACCGAGGGCCTCACCGACGCGGCGATCGCCCGCCGCCTGGGCCTGTCGGTCCGCAGCTGCCGCCGCCACGTCGCCGACGTGATGGCGGCCCTCGGTGCCGAGAGCCGCTTCCAGGCCGGTTACCTCCTGGCCCAGCAGGACCGTGAGCAGCCGAGCCCCTGA
- a CDS encoding cupin domain-containing protein, translating into MPFTSPILPPGEPALAPTPYRDLPPKTGDAPMADRRFRIDRSAATEEFGLACQRIIPWPGGDAEPPVGAMACFLKPGGDSDPDCHNQDEVMIILDGTGSVTLDGRLEPPFRAGDVVVLPRNQEHVVHNTGDTELSWLSLYWPLHEPAIRTDNEEVAA; encoded by the coding sequence ATGCCCTTCACCTCGCCCATCCTGCCGCCCGGAGAACCGGCCCTCGCCCCCACCCCGTACCGCGACCTCCCCCCGAAGACCGGAGACGCCCCCATGGCCGACCGCCGCTTCCGCATCGACCGCAGTGCCGCCACCGAGGAGTTCGGGCTCGCCTGCCAGCGGATCATCCCCTGGCCGGGCGGGGACGCCGAGCCGCCCGTCGGCGCCATGGCCTGCTTCCTGAAGCCCGGCGGGGACTCCGACCCCGACTGCCACAACCAGGACGAGGTCATGATCATCCTCGACGGCACCGGGAGCGTGACCCTCGACGGGCGCCTGGAGCCGCCGTTCCGCGCCGGCGACGTCGTCGTGCTGCCCCGGAACCAGGAGCACGTCGTCCACAACACCGGCGACACCGAGCTGAGCTGGCTCTCCCTGTACTGGCCGCTGCACGAGCCCGCCATCCGTACCGACAACGAGGAGGTCGCCGCATGA
- a CDS encoding class I tRNA ligase family protein encodes MSADASTHWITATPPTPNGDLHIGHLAGPYLAGDVLRRFLAAEGTGPVRYTTGLDDHQSYVPVRGLNDGGRKGEEVADGYGASIESVWRQAGADFDAIVRPRRDVGYQSAVQEFFSRLYDAGHIVARTRPLPYCTGCERWLYEAYLKGDCPHCGSGSNGNACEPCGRPNDCADLADPVCTGCGATPELRDCERLYFPLAPWEEQLAAFWAQVDMPPHLRSLCERMRAEGLPEIAVSHPSEWGVPVPVEGFTEQRIYVWFEMAPGYLLEWTGAGGTGPAPAPVQFFGFDNGYFHALLFPAAFRAYDPGIALPKAFVVNEFYRLEGLKFSTSRRHAIWAHEELARTSADVLRYHVLSDRPNGRQTSFSSPALELSRARLAERWDGWLGRLLTAVAESADGLAPAEAPQGPAWERLRARLTETVGQLREAYGAEIGGYDARRAIALLDEVVCLAEDFGHVNGFEAERPDGAAAHRSALSAQLAVAAALSAWAAPALPYGSARLAALLGLAPEPRRVDAEALAPLAPGAPVAAWPGAVFSA; translated from the coding sequence ATGAGCGCCGACGCGTCCACCCACTGGATCACCGCCACCCCGCCCACCCCCAACGGCGACCTCCACATCGGCCACCTCGCCGGCCCCTACCTCGCCGGCGACGTCCTGCGCCGCTTCCTCGCCGCCGAGGGCACCGGACCCGTCCGCTACACCACCGGCCTCGACGACCACCAGAGCTACGTGCCCGTCCGCGGCCTGAACGACGGCGGACGCAAGGGCGAGGAGGTCGCCGACGGCTACGGCGCCTCCATCGAGTCCGTGTGGCGCCAGGCCGGCGCCGACTTCGACGCGATCGTCCGCCCGCGCCGCGACGTCGGCTACCAGTCGGCCGTCCAGGAGTTCTTCAGCCGCCTGTACGACGCCGGGCACATCGTCGCCCGCACGCGCCCCCTGCCGTACTGCACCGGCTGCGAGCGCTGGCTGTACGAGGCCTACCTCAAGGGCGACTGCCCGCACTGCGGCTCCGGCTCCAACGGCAACGCCTGCGAGCCCTGTGGCCGCCCCAACGACTGCGCCGACCTCGCCGACCCCGTCTGCACCGGCTGCGGCGCCACCCCCGAACTCCGCGACTGCGAGCGGCTCTACTTCCCCCTCGCCCCCTGGGAGGAGCAGCTCGCCGCCTTCTGGGCACAGGTCGACATGCCGCCGCACCTGCGCTCCCTCTGCGAGCGGATGCGGGCCGAAGGACTCCCCGAGATCGCCGTCAGCCACCCCTCCGAGTGGGGCGTGCCCGTGCCCGTCGAGGGCTTCACGGAGCAGCGGATCTACGTCTGGTTCGAGATGGCCCCCGGCTACCTCCTGGAGTGGACCGGCGCCGGCGGGACCGGCCCCGCGCCCGCGCCCGTCCAGTTCTTCGGCTTCGACAACGGCTACTTCCACGCCCTGCTGTTCCCCGCCGCCTTCCGGGCGTACGACCCCGGGATCGCGCTGCCGAAGGCCTTCGTCGTCAACGAGTTCTACCGGCTCGAAGGGCTCAAGTTCTCCACCAGCAGGCGCCACGCCATCTGGGCGCACGAGGAGCTCGCCCGGACGAGCGCGGACGTCCTGCGCTACCACGTCCTGTCCGACCGCCCCAACGGCCGCCAGACGAGCTTCAGTTCCCCCGCCCTCGAGCTGAGCCGCGCCCGGCTCGCCGAGCGCTGGGACGGCTGGCTCGGCCGGCTGCTCACCGCCGTCGCCGAGTCCGCCGACGGCCTCGCCCCCGCCGAGGCGCCCCAGGGCCCGGCGTGGGAGCGGCTGCGCGCCCGGCTCACCGAGACCGTCGGGCAGCTGCGCGAGGCGTACGGAGCGGAGATCGGCGGCTACGACGCGCGGCGCGCGATCGCACTGCTCGACGAAGTGGTGTGCCTCGCCGAGGACTTCGGCCACGTGAACGGCTTCGAGGCCGAGCGTCCGGACGGCGCCGCCGCCCACCGCTCCGCGCTCTCCGCCCAGCTCGCCGTCGCCGCCGCCCTGTCCGCCTGGGCCGCGCCCGCCCTCCCGTACGGCTCCGCCCGGCTCGCCGCCCTCCTCGGCCTCGCGCCGGAGCCCCGCCGGGTGGACGCGGAGGCCCTCGCACCGCTCGCCCCGGGGGCGCCGGTGGCGGCCTGGCCCGGGGCGGTCTTCAGTGCCTGA
- a CDS encoding FAD-dependent oxidoreductase, with product MPETELFPRGAVVGPFSGPRAAWGEHLERAAERYGTAVNWELYDDRGEAETARQIAEAVVAEGRHALVVGHFNSAGAAAALPVYRAAGLPVLLPLATTPGLLADGAGTLLRWCPDDRAQAADLLAAVRDAGHTRVAVTHDGSAYGERLALLVRDASAAARPAVPSGAVVSDGSGPATGAVPVPAALAGPSPEVLDGPEGRDASALTALVVCGTHVGAARAAREWRAAGFEGAFWFTDDCAVDEFAALLGAPAATGGASVAATGGASVARMRGGPEAHVDAAFAAATAALAEDPARTGRTLLAAVRAHADRGFTALGEPEPGSVGWDFVPVPVVAGAPTRTGGRHGRAYDVIVVGAGVVGSATAAALARHGARVALVAPMDGRQDHATAWSGGLVRSFEADPYLRGLALRSHHLAWGPAALAPGPYGFMTTGSLVLCGDADLEQAEKGVAELNGAGVPAELLGPDVLGARFPGLSVDGVTAAVWEPQAGYADPPRTARVYRDRALAHGARLLPARVRELDAPPGADRVRVLLEPGGPVEAFAVVLAAGGGTGEIAGHRLSGADAGRTKSIRYGFFHHPATAGLPTVVDMVSGVWGRPQLTGEAAGGYMAGRPVDEWDVPPGGLATLTDEHVAYIRQGAAARWPWLADPATRFLGGRQGVDLYTPHSRPHLGRERPDSRIVLATGWSGAGFKTAPAAAELAAAEALDVLGPT from the coding sequence GTGCCTGAGACCGAGCTGTTCCCCCGTGGTGCCGTCGTCGGGCCCTTCTCCGGGCCCCGGGCCGCCTGGGGCGAGCACCTGGAGCGGGCGGCCGAGCGGTACGGCACGGCCGTGAACTGGGAGTTGTACGACGACCGCGGCGAGGCCGAGACGGCCCGGCAGATCGCCGAGGCGGTCGTCGCCGAAGGCCGGCACGCCCTGGTCGTCGGGCACTTCAACAGCGCGGGCGCGGCGGCCGCCCTCCCCGTCTACCGGGCGGCCGGACTCCCCGTCCTCCTCCCGCTGGCCACCACCCCCGGCCTCCTCGCCGACGGCGCCGGCACCCTCCTGCGCTGGTGCCCGGACGACCGCGCCCAGGCGGCCGACCTGCTCGCCGCCGTACGGGACGCGGGGCACACCCGGGTCGCCGTCACGCACGACGGCAGCGCGTACGGGGAGCGGCTCGCCCTGCTCGTACGGGACGCCTCGGCGGCCGCGCGGCCCGCCGTCCCGTCGGGGGCCGTGGTCTCCGACGGCAGCGGGCCCGCGACGGGCGCCGTGCCGGTGCCGGCGGCCCTGGCCGGGCCCTCCCCGGAGGTCCTCGACGGGCCGGAAGGACGGGACGCCTCGGCACTCACCGCGCTCGTCGTCTGCGGGACCCACGTCGGGGCCGCGCGGGCGGCCCGGGAGTGGCGGGCGGCCGGGTTCGAGGGCGCGTTCTGGTTCACCGACGACTGCGCGGTGGACGAGTTCGCGGCCCTGCTCGGCGCCCCGGCCGCGACCGGCGGGGCGTCCGTGGCCGCGACCGGCGGGGCGTCCGTGGCCCGGATGCGCGGCGGGCCCGAAGCCCACGTGGACGCGGCCTTCGCCGCCGCCACCGCCGCGCTCGCCGAGGACCCGGCACGCACCGGACGCACCCTCCTCGCCGCCGTACGGGCCCACGCCGACCGGGGGTTCACCGCGCTCGGGGAGCCCGAGCCCGGGAGCGTGGGGTGGGACTTCGTGCCCGTGCCCGTGGTGGCCGGGGCGCCGACGCGTACCGGTGGCCGGCACGGGCGGGCCTACGACGTCATCGTCGTCGGCGCCGGAGTCGTCGGCTCCGCCACCGCCGCCGCCCTCGCCCGGCACGGCGCACGGGTCGCGCTCGTCGCCCCCATGGACGGGCGCCAGGACCACGCCACCGCCTGGTCCGGCGGACTCGTCCGGTCCTTCGAGGCCGACCCGTACCTGCGCGGGCTCGCCCTCCGCAGCCACCACCTCGCCTGGGGGCCCGCCGCGCTCGCGCCGGGACCGTACGGCTTCATGACCACCGGGTCGCTCGTCCTCTGCGGCGACGCCGACCTGGAACAGGCCGAGAAGGGCGTCGCCGAGCTCAACGGGGCCGGTGTGCCAGCGGAGTTGCTGGGCCCGGACGTGCTCGGGGCCCGCTTCCCCGGGCTCTCCGTCGACGGCGTCACCGCCGCCGTCTGGGAACCCCAGGCCGGTTACGCCGACCCGCCCCGCACCGCGCGCGTCTACCGCGACCGCGCCCTCGCCCACGGGGCCCGGCTGCTGCCCGCGCGGGTACGCGAACTCGACGCGCCGCCCGGCGCCGACCGGGTCCGCGTCCTCCTCGAACCCGGCGGTCCCGTCGAGGCCTTCGCCGTCGTCCTCGCGGCCGGCGGCGGCACCGGGGAGATCGCCGGGCACCGGCTCAGCGGCGCGGACGCCGGGCGCACCAAGAGCATCCGGTACGGCTTCTTCCACCATCCCGCCACCGCCGGTCTGCCGACCGTCGTCGACATGGTCAGCGGCGTCTGGGGCCGGCCCCAGCTCACCGGAGAGGCGGCCGGCGGCTACATGGCCGGACGGCCCGTCGACGAATGGGACGTACCCCCGGGCGGGCTCGCCACGCTCACCGACGAGCACGTGGCGTACATACGCCAGGGGGCGGCCGCGCGGTGGCCCTGGCTCGCCGACCCCGCGACCCGCTTCCTCGGCGGGCGCCAGGGCGTCGACCTCTACACCCCGCACTCCCGCCCCCACCTCGGCCGCGAACGGCCCGACAGCCGGATCGTCCTCGCGACGGGCTGGTCGGGGGCGGGCTTCAAAACGGCACCGGCGGCGGCGGAGCTCGCGGCGGCGGAGGCGCTGGACGTCCTGGGGCCCACCTGA
- a CDS encoding APC family permease, whose product MTDLLQRPDAAPRSTLGVRALVVFYVSSLVGTGILLVPGLTERQAGPAALLAWLALALSSYPFARFFAEMSAWRPDASGLAAMVEAGFGRRPGRAAALLLVATYVIGNPVMGIVSARCLLGLLGRPEGPVYPIAIGFMALSAAFTLLGLTAGARVQTAALLVLLLGLGGAVVLAVPRFEAAEYTPFLTHGWGGVGIAVVTAFFSFLGWENVSTLAEQVDDPARSYRRAIRWAVPIVGLLYAAVTAAYLAVPGDEPVVITALLGASLGDGGAIAGDLLALGLAVVATNAWVLGATRVVRAAARERILPPSLADRPVRATVVLALAYAAVLGALTVTGTGEELVLVVTSSAFLLLYVAAAAAALRARGTGRALRATAVVTLVIAAVFLSFAGTGLLFALLLAAGCVALAGRPRTS is encoded by the coding sequence ATGACCGATCTGCTGCAGCGGCCCGACGCCGCCCCCCGCAGCACCCTCGGCGTGCGCGCTCTCGTCGTGTTCTACGTCAGCAGCCTCGTCGGGACCGGCATCCTTCTGGTGCCGGGGCTGACGGAGCGGCAGGCCGGGCCCGCCGCGCTCCTCGCATGGCTGGCGCTGGCCCTCAGCTCGTACCCCTTCGCGCGTTTCTTCGCGGAGATGTCGGCCTGGCGTCCCGACGCCTCCGGCCTCGCCGCGATGGTGGAGGCCGGGTTCGGGCGCCGCCCGGGGCGGGCGGCGGCGTTGCTGCTGGTCGCCACGTACGTCATCGGGAATCCGGTGATGGGCATCGTGTCCGCCCGATGCCTGCTCGGGCTGCTCGGCCGGCCCGAAGGCCCCGTGTACCCGATCGCGATCGGTTTCATGGCGCTGTCCGCCGCGTTCACGCTGCTCGGGCTCACGGCAGGCGCCCGCGTGCAGACCGCGGCGCTGCTCGTGCTGCTGCTCGGCCTCGGTGGTGCCGTGGTGCTCGCGGTGCCGCGTTTCGAGGCGGCGGAGTACACCCCGTTCCTCACGCACGGCTGGGGCGGCGTCGGCATCGCCGTCGTCACCGCCTTCTTCTCCTTCCTCGGCTGGGAGAACGTCTCGACCCTCGCCGAGCAGGTCGACGACCCCGCCCGCAGCTACCGGCGGGCGATCCGCTGGGCGGTGCCGATCGTCGGGCTGCTCTACGCGGCGGTGACGGCCGCCTACCTGGCGGTCCCCGGTGACGAGCCCGTCGTCATCACCGCCCTGCTCGGCGCCTCGCTCGGCGACGGCGGTGCGATCGCCGGTGACCTCCTCGCCCTCGGCCTCGCGGTGGTCGCCACCAACGCCTGGGTGCTCGGCGCCACCCGGGTCGTCCGGGCCGCCGCCCGCGAGCGGATCCTGCCGCCCTCCCTGGCCGACCGCCCGGTACGGGCGACCGTCGTGCTGGCCCTCGCCTACGCGGCCGTCCTCGGCGCCCTGACCGTCACGGGGACCGGCGAGGAGCTGGTGCTCGTCGTCACCAGCAGCGCGTTCCTGCTGCTGTACGTGGCCGCCGCCGCGGCCGCCCTGCGGGCGCGCGGCACCGGCCGTGCCCTGCGCGCGACGGCCGTCGTGACCCTGGTGATCGCGGCCGTCTTCCTCTCCTTCGCCGGTACGGGCCTGCTGTTCGCCCTGCTCCTCGCCGCCGGCTGCGTCGCCCTCGCCGGACGCCCGCGCACCTCCTGA